Proteins encoded in a region of the Bacteroidales bacterium genome:
- a CDS encoding 3-methyl-2-oxobutanoate dehydrogenase subunit VorB: MKELRLMKGNDAIAEAAIRCGADGYFGYPITPQSEVLEYLMAQKPYETTGMVVLQAESEVAAINMVYGGASCGKKCMTSSSSPGISLKQEGISYIAGAELPCLIVNVVRGGPGLGTIQPSQGDYFQATKGGGHGDYRLIVLAPASVQEMSDFVSLGFELAFKYRNPAMILSDGVIGQMMEKVELQETKPRWTKEEIVKISPWATTGKTSDRERNIITSLDLDPSRQEKHVMKLDRKYKEIEANEVRFEKINCDDAEYLFVAFGSSARICQKSMDIAREKGIKVGLLRPITLWPFPSKPLFELAGQVKGMLTVEMNLGQMVEDVRLAVDGKVRVEHYGRVGGIIPTPDEIVEVLETKIIGG; the protein is encoded by the coding sequence ATGAAAGAACTAAGATTAATGAAAGGTAATGACGCGATAGCTGAAGCAGCAATACGTTGTGGCGCTGATGGCTATTTCGGCTATCCCATTACTCCCCAGTCAGAAGTACTTGAATATCTTATGGCTCAAAAGCCGTACGAAACCACAGGAATGGTCGTGCTTCAGGCCGAAAGCGAAGTGGCAGCCATCAATATGGTTTATGGCGGAGCTTCCTGCGGAAAAAAATGCATGACATCATCATCCAGCCCCGGCATAAGCCTAAAACAGGAAGGTATTTCCTATATCGCCGGCGCCGAACTACCCTGTCTCATTGTCAATGTGGTAAGAGGCGGCCCCGGATTAGGTACCATCCAACCTTCGCAGGGCGATTATTTTCAGGCTACAAAAGGCGGCGGACACGGAGATTACCGTTTGATCGTTCTTGCGCCAGCTTCCGTTCAGGAAATGTCTGATTTTGTCTCTTTAGGTTTTGAACTTGCTTTTAAATACCGTAACCCGGCGATGATACTCTCTGACGGAGTTATCGGACAGATGATGGAAAAGGTTGAATTACAGGAAACCAAACCCCGATGGACCAAAGAAGAAATAGTGAAAATTTCTCCCTGGGCTACCACAGGAAAAACTTCGGACCGTGAAAGAAATATCATCACTTCTCTGGACCTTGACCCTTCAAGACAGGAAAAACATGTAATGAAATTAGATCGCAAATATAAAGAGATAGAAGCCAACGAAGTCCGTTTTGAAAAGATCAATTGCGACGATGCGGAATATTTGTTTGTGGCTTTTGGATCCAGTGCCCGTATCTGCCAGAAATCAATGGATATAGCCAGGGAAAAAGGAATCAAAGTGGGGCTTCTTCGCCCAATCACCCTGTGGCCTTTCCCTTCAAAGCCATTATTTGAACTTGCCGGCCAGGTAAAAGGAATGCTGACCGTTGAAATGAACCTTGGACAGATGGTCGAAGACGTTCGCTTAGCAGTTGACGGTAAAGTAAGGGTGGAACATTATGGCCGCGTTGGCGGAATTATCCCGACACCCGATGAAATCGTAGAAGTTTTGGAAACTAAAATTATTGGAGGATAA
- a CDS encoding 4Fe-4S dicluster domain-containing protein, with translation MAKLKGAIEINIERCKGCEVCITACPEDVIVMNPGVNSKGYHYAMMGNDNCVGCANCAVVCPDGVITVYRVKVATEV, from the coding sequence ATGGCAAAATTAAAAGGAGCAATCGAAATTAATATCGAACGCTGCAAAGGATGTGAAGTGTGCATCACAGCGTGTCCTGAAGATGTGATCGTGATGAATCCCGGTGTTAACTCTAAAGGATATCACTATGCAATGATGGGAAATGACAATTGTGTCGGATGTGCAAACTGCGCTGTAGTGTGCCCCGACGGTGTGATCACAGTTTACAGGGTTAAAGTCGCGACGGAAGTTTAA
- a CDS encoding thiamine pyrophosphate-dependent enzyme: MTKEQIIKPENLVYKRTKLLTDKVMHYCPGCGHGTAHRMVMEVVDEMGIQAETIGVAPVGCSVFAYDYMNIDMQEAAHGRAPALATAIKRLMPEKYVFTYQGDGDLAAIGTAETIHACNRGENIVIIFINNGIYGMTGGQMAPTTLPGMKASTCPYGRDPKIMGNPLKITELVATLPGTCFVTRHSVHTPANVRKTKRAIRKGFELSYAKKGVSFIEIVSNCNSGWKMTPVQANKWMEENMFPFYPLGDIKVPAE; encoded by the coding sequence ATCACAAAAGAACAAATAATAAAACCCGAAAACCTGGTTTACAAAAGAACCAAGCTGCTTACCGACAAGGTGATGCATTATTGCCCCGGCTGCGGACACGGCACGGCACACAGAATGGTAATGGAAGTAGTGGATGAAATGGGGATTCAGGCCGAAACTATCGGCGTGGCTCCCGTGGGTTGTTCCGTATTTGCCTATGATTATATGAATATTGATATGCAGGAAGCAGCACACGGACGCGCTCCGGCACTTGCCACAGCGATCAAAAGGCTGATGCCCGAAAAATATGTTTTTACCTATCAGGGCGATGGAGACCTCGCCGCCATTGGTACTGCAGAAACCATTCATGCGTGCAACCGCGGCGAAAATATCGTGATCATCTTTATCAACAACGGTATTTACGGGATGACCGGAGGCCAGATGGCTCCAACTACATTACCCGGCATGAAAGCATCTACCTGCCCTTACGGAAGAGACCCCAAAATTATGGGTAACCCATTGAAAATTACCGAATTGGTTGCCACACTTCCGGGAACTTGTTTTGTAACGCGCCATTCAGTTCATACTCCGGCTAACGTTCGTAAAACAAAAAGAGCTATCAGAAAAGGATTTGAACTTTCTTATGCTAAAAAAGGTGTTTCTTTCATTGAAATCGTTTCAAACTGCAACTCAGGATGGAAAATGACCCCGGTACAGGCAAATAAATGGATGGAAGAAAATATGTTCCCGTTCTATCCTTTGGGCGATATAAAAGTCCCTGCTGAATAG
- a CDS encoding pyridoxal phosphate-dependent aminotransferase — protein MKDTPIDYEVVKRRIATSNIPNVGRATIREVKRLINEIEAETGQKFIRMEMGVPGLPATKIGVDAEIEALKNGCAAIYPEIDGLPELKSEMTRFIKLFLDVTVNPENCIPTVGSMQGGYATFMTVNRMFKEKDTTLMLDPCFPVHKQQHAVIGTKFEAFDVYDYRGDKLKDKIESYLKKGNIASIMYSNPNNPSWICFTDKELKIIGDLANQYNAIVLEDLAYFAMDFRKDYSKPGLPPFQPTVAKYTDNYILLISGSKVFSYAGQRIGMMVISPKVFSAKYPDLKRFYNSDIFGRAMIFGTVYSLSAGTSHSAQYALTAMLKAANEGTFNFVEEVKEYGEKAKIMKKMFTDNGFKIVYDKDENDPLADGFYFTFSYPGFTGEQLLEELMYYGISAISLAITGGRVEGMRACVSLVLRNQFDDLEYRLKKFHEHHPVNTNK, from the coding sequence ATGAAAGATACACCTATTGATTATGAAGTTGTAAAGCGGAGGATTGCAACAAGCAACATTCCCAACGTCGGCAGGGCCACCATCCGTGAAGTCAAAAGGCTGATCAATGAGATCGAAGCTGAAACCGGGCAGAAGTTTATTCGCATGGAGATGGGTGTACCCGGCTTGCCCGCCACAAAAATTGGAGTGGATGCTGAAATTGAAGCTTTGAAAAATGGCTGTGCAGCAATTTATCCGGAAATTGATGGTTTGCCCGAACTCAAATCTGAAATGACCCGGTTTATTAAACTTTTTCTTGATGTTACCGTTAACCCCGAAAACTGTATTCCGACCGTCGGTTCCATGCAGGGAGGTTATGCAACTTTTATGACAGTAAACCGCATGTTCAAAGAAAAAGATACTACTTTGATGCTTGACCCCTGTTTTCCTGTTCATAAACAGCAACATGCTGTTATTGGTACCAAGTTTGAGGCATTTGACGTATATGATTACAGGGGAGATAAACTAAAGGATAAAATTGAATCCTATCTGAAAAAAGGTAATATTGCAAGTATCATGTATTCCAATCCCAATAATCCTTCATGGATATGTTTTACGGATAAGGAACTAAAGATAATCGGCGATCTGGCTAACCAATATAATGCAATAGTACTGGAAGATTTGGCTTATTTTGCCATGGACTTTCGTAAAGATTATTCCAAACCTGGCCTTCCTCCTTTTCAGCCTACTGTAGCAAAATATACGGATAATTATATTTTGTTGATTTCAGGCTCAAAAGTATTCAGCTATGCTGGTCAGCGAATAGGCATGATGGTTATTTCACCAAAAGTATTCTCAGCTAAATATCCCGATCTTAAACGCTTTTATAATTCAGATATTTTTGGACGTGCAATGATTTTTGGTACGGTATATTCGCTGAGTGCAGGCACATCTCACAGCGCACAATATGCACTGACAGCTATGCTGAAAGCAGCCAATGAAGGCACATTCAATTTTGTTGAGGAGGTGAAGGAATATGGTGAAAAAGCAAAAATCATGAAAAAAATGTTCACCGACAACGGTTTTAAAATCGTTTACGATAAAGATGAAAACGACCCTCTTGCCGATGGATTTTATTTCACTTTTTCTTACCCGGGTTTTACAGGCGAGCAATTACTTGAAGAATTGATGTATTATGGCATCAGTGCCATATCGCTGGCAATAACAGGAGGACGGGTTGAAGGAATGCGGGCCTGTGTTTCTCTGGTACTCCGCAATCAATTTGATGACCTTGAATACCGACTGAAAAAATTCCACGAACATCACCCTGTAAATACAAATAAATAA